The DNA window TCATATTTAATTGagtgaaaattttaaataattcaaaataaaacccaactttaatcaagttttagattcatagtttttagacccgaCTCGGTTCAAGGCCTTGGATTTCGGGTTTTGATCGGGTTATCAGGTTTTGACATGTTACTAGGTTGTtcgggtcatttttttaattaaaacaatattattttagtaaaaataaattaataagttgAAATTTGGTTTTGACCGGGTTTTACTGagtcatatataatatttgatattttttttctatattttttttttaattgacctgATTGTAACtctaaatcaattgaattttgagTCAACTCATCAAATCACATCAAGTTTGAAAATATGTAGATTCACTGATCaatgtaataattattattattttatagtgatctgttttgttttacttaaaaggcattattttcaaaattgaaatttgtttaTGAATGAGAACATTCAACATTGTAATTAAAGGACGGTCGTGGGTGGTCTTCTTGGAGATGATACGAAATGATTGTGCTCTCCATGGAAGATTGAAGCTCGGattgctcttcttcttcttcttcttttttctaatcattcttttaaatttatttattttttattttaaaataaatttttattttaaaattattttaatacattgatatcaaaataaattttaaaattttaaaaatattttaatatattttcaagtaaaaataaattttaaaaaataatatttaccataattttaaacacactttaaaacaataaaaaaaacttttaaattaactaggagagaagaaaaaaatacatttagtttttatataaatgatatttgagagtgcaataatttttgtttttatgtgtgttataaaagtgtatttcattttaaaaaaaattgaagttgttgttgttgttatttattttttaatacttttaatatatttttaaaaaagttcgatatacatatttttgaattattatcttagaaattacttttgaaaatatatgataGTTAAAAATGTAGTCactataaatatgatttttgttttttggtggaaaatcaaatatttttttagcgtattttaatgtatttggtttgCAAGAGGAAATTTgtgaaaaatctaaaacaaatttattatttcatcaaaGTATCTTTATTATTTCATCAAAGTATCTATAttctaatatgatgttttttttttaaataattatgttaatAAGGAGATgcaaattatatcaattatgactacaagataaaataatttattgacaAACAAATTTCTTCACatgtattttcttaaaataaaataaaaatattattctaaaaatatcaataacgaaaataaaatactttttattattaaaaaaaataaaaccacgCTACTCCaactaatattaattataaggatattttgatcaagaaataaggattttcacaatcCTTGTCCAGGGAATGTGATTCACCTCATTTTATATATGGTTTGTTTgcagaaaaatatatatatttttaaaatattttttatagaaaataaattattttttaatgtttgatagtatcaaaaaaataaattaaaaaatatttttcagtatttggttaagtcataaaaaataaagctaaacaatattctaaaattttatcaaaagaaCAAGGACTAGACGTGACATATAAAAAGTTGAAGAggctaaaattgaaaaaaaggtaaatttcataaattattttttaaaaataacaaaaaaaagaataaatatcaaatctgaaaaattaaaaaacaaaaaaacaaaaaaataatgaaatttaaaaacaaaaatcaattttataaaaaattcaaataaaataaataacaataaaaaaataaagattaaatctgataaataaaaaacttctattaaaaaaattaaaaattaaaaaaatagacatcATAACttgtataaaaattcaaattaaatcaaattttaagagatgaaattaaaaaaaaaattgatgaccaaactttataaattaacaattatttaaaaaaaatgatgccaattttttatttaaatgaaaaatatttttattgattaatttttttaataataaataaaaaatattttcaaaaaacactttataaaaGTTTGTGGGAAATCATATTCCTTGATTTGCGAGGAAAGTGATGCATCCATATGACCAAACACGATTTTCATGGATGATGAGATTAGTTATATCAAAGTAATTGAAGGCATGGATGACTCAATAGTGGGTCCAATACCATCTATCTGTCGCCATCCAAGATCCCACGTGGCCCTTAGAACGAAAACATCACCGCCAAGCAATTTTTAAGTTGTTTGGTgcgttattttaaaatttttaatttttaaataaatttttagtatttttatattattttaatgtattgatagtaaaattaaatttaaaataaataataaataatattatgttaataacattttcaaataaaaaaacacttttaaaaaataatttatatacaaaatatagTCCATTTAAATTAcacattattaaattataatgatttattttattacttaaTTATCCTGTAATTATACACAGTAACAGAaatagaagaataaaaatagagacacctaattgaaaagaaaaaatagacatatacttcaataaaaaagagagagagagagagacttgatTAGAAAATTTGTATAGGTTGAGAGACCGAATTAGCTTtaccaaagaaaacaaaagcatagaaaaaacaagaatcacTTCTCTTCTCTTGCACAGACATGGTTGGTACTCGCTTACTTCTTTTCCTCCTCCTTTCTTCATTtgagatcaaatttttttttttttgtagttttaaatttaagcctatgtaattattaatatgataattcaCTGGAGGattatatgatcgttaacttcagggtcctGTGAAATTAATCGACGTTCGTATAAGCTGGTCTGAgatatccatatatatatataaaaataaaaaggcagcTGGATGCTCTCCTACTTTACCCTTCAGCAtttctctcctcctcttctgTAAAATGTAAACTTCCCATCAAAATTCACACTGTAAaaagtgttagagaataatataaattatatcctgggacctcacctaacagcttaaactattgggttgagatggttctttgacatgatatccgagccttgatgaccaagtggtcacgaagttcgaatctcaccatccccatttatttgataaaaattaaccaCAAGGTAACGTCGGCctttgcaagtttcaagcccaaagggctttcacttgagggggtgtattagagaataatataaatcatatcctgggacctcacctaacagcttaagctattgggttgagatggttctttgacaaaaaGAACTTCACTGACCCCACATGTAACTCAAATTGGACATGACGGTTCTTATATAAACCATCTACAGACAAGTGTTGTTTTGAGGTCAGCTCTTGATGAAGTTCTTGTTCTAGACCCAGGAAAACCAGCAATCTCATTTTCTCTGTGAATGAGAACTGCTAACCTCTGTTCTCTCTAGAATCAAGAATCTGAAACATACAAGTATCTTCACCTGCAACATTTTGCCGTGCAAATGCTATGAAATGGAAGCTGCACTGTAGGTCTTCCCCATAACATATGACATCTGCACGTTTCTCTTTCAAATTGGAGGGTTGTGAGATTCAAATATGTTAGTAGGAAAACATGATGGAGCTGTTGACTAGATGACTGCAGCTAGAAGAGACACTTAACAGGGAAACAGGGGCTGCTTGTGTCCTGTTAGGAGCTTCCAAAAGAATTTTATAATACTGGATGAtgtccaaaatatttttattatggtcATGGAACACGAAGAATAATTGATGTAAATGTTTAGTTCCTAGAATCTCTTATAGTTTTCGAACCCTCAtgttttagtcatttttttGTATGCGTTCGtaccacctagtaatttattctACGGCCTCATCTCTACAACATCTGAAATATTGGGCACAATCTTGAATCCCTTTTAATTTGGTACATGACAGAATCTTGAATCTTCCAAGTTATAAATGCTAGAATGCCAATGTGCCAATGTGGACAAGCAGAACTTATGttctatttttcttgaatattctTATCAGAGTGCAGAGTGCTGTTTCTGGCCTGAACAGAGGTCTTGCTGCTAGTGAAGATCATCAACTGAAGGCAGATGTTGCTGCCAAGCAGCTTGAAGCTGTGGGAGGACTCGTTGATCTctcaaatgatatattttttttttttggatcgagaaaccttatcttttattttattccagaTGAGTGGGTAAAATGGTTGAGGCTTTTACAAGAAatgcacgccctgactcgaactcacCTGCTATGATCTCAAGATGCTACACTTGTATGATATCGATAAGCATGGATGCAAACCCGAGTCGTCCTCGTGGAAGCAAGGGCAACCTTGTCCTGggcaataaatatataaattttttaagctCTCAGGTTTTAATTTacacttaaaatataaaaataaatttgaaagtacataaaattaaatgtaaaaataaactcattatTAAAGATTCTcgaatataattcatctacaaTCAAATCTGAATCGATCATGTCaactggaaaaaataaattaaagtctGCTTTGCTTTATAAGTTTACATTCTCTCATTTTTCATGCtacgccttttttttttattctgcttCTGTCTAGTCGGCAACATATGCTTAtgttgcaaataaaattttactcttaataagttgttttgcttttatttgaattttttttgttagtactACCAAGGTTAACAAGATTTTAAGGAAGCAATTTaatggtcggattgaaaattataacgtaaaactgattaaattgtgatttttcgcAAAAATTCTCAAGCTAAAACATCATATTAGAAGGTGAGAAGTCGTAAAGCCCACCTCTTTGACCTCCGCCACTGGAAGGCTGCTCCCCATAAGTCTGGTAGATAGCCTGCCACATGACAGGCTACTTCTTGCATGCTGTGAAGGCTCATCTACATTTGTTTGATCTAAAgtaacaaggaaagaaaaactaacTCTGTATTAACTGTGATGACAGTCAAGTTGGATGTGTCAGAATCAACGTTTCTGCTGGATGCACAAGACTTACAAGGTGTAATCTGCCCTAAATTACTGGTCTTTGAGggtttttttcctggtttttaAATGGTTTCTTGATTAGGTATTCCAACGAATAGATGTCCAAGGAAAAGATTTCGACAACATCGTAGAGCTTGAATTAGGAGCTCCATGGCCCCTACAATCTGTTGAAGTGACTGCCACATTGACCCACTAATTTGAGCGGTTGGCCTTTCTCATTCACTCATCCCATTTGTATTTGGTTGTCACTCTCGTTACtgttattatttcttcttttcctaCGAGCTGGAAACCAAGACGAATGCTTCGAGAAAACAACTGGGAACTTGTCACATCTTCCGCCATTACAAGTACCTCGAATTCCAGATGCATTCAGGCCTCCATCTGATACTGGAAGCGGTGAGGTGGAAGTTACCTACCTTGATGCTGATACCCGTGTGACAAGAGGAGACCTTCGAGTTTTTGTGATCTCGTAAATTCTTTCTTGTGCAGTGTCTTAATTCATTCAAGGTTTCTGTACATGTAAAGTTGTCTTCCACATGTTAGTGCTTTCTGTTATTTTGTGAATACACGGACcaccgggggggggggggggggtggaaGAGGCAGCAATGTAAGAAAGTAAAATCTTGATTTGTAAATTTACAAATTGTCATCTTACCCCCtatgttttagatttgatcAATTGACACCCAATCTGACAAAATGTGGGCCAATTGGCTCCGATGAATAACCTCCCCGATAAAGGGACCGAATTCATTTtctagaaataaaagaattaactctattttatttttttggaaaaattccaaacaataattcttaattttttttaaaatgttgtgATGTATTTAAAGGATTGATTTGGTTATATGGGATGATTTGGCGGTGAGCAATACCAAGGCAGAGAGGAGGGATTTTTCAGGAAAAGTTCAATTCAGTCCTCatttggaagggaaaaaaaaatcatttcctatataattaattGGGGTAAATTGATCAACATTTAAAGCTGATTGGGATTATGGTTATGgaaaattttaaagtatttttatttaaaaatatattaaaataatatttttttattttttaaaaattatttttaatatgactcaattgaaataatttaaaaatagtaaaataatattgattttaaaaaaataattattttttaaatatttttaaaatacgaAAACGAATAAAAGGTGTTATGATGCAAAGGCTCATGCCTCTCAAGTGGTTGGGACAGTTCACAAGCGTCCCAGCACAGAAATAGACGTTAGAAACCATAACGGCTATATTCAACTTCAAACatgaaaaaccctaatttcaatttcaacaacTCTTCTTTATCTCTCTCTCCCTGCATCTATCTTACAAGATCAAGATCGAATGTCAATATTTTCTCTATCTCTCTAAAAACAGAGCTCACAGTCTAGTCTTGAAAGAATACCCATAAAAAAACCAGCTGCAGACCATAAAATTCTTGTCTTTCCCTTGAAACAAACACAATGGCCCCTAcaccctcttcttcttcttctaaatcGAATCAACCACACGTCTTAAAGACTCCTCAATCAAAACATAGGATAAATTTCTCTTCAACAAGAACTCCAAACCTAACCCATCTCCAAACCCTAACTACACCATCAAAGAGATCCCTCAAGACCACCCCATTGAAGTGATTAGCAGGATACGAGATTATCctgagagaaaagagaaacccACTTCGATCTTGCAAGTAAATCCCGAGAACAACACTCTTCGTGTCCGTGCTGACATTGGGTACAGAGACTTCAGCTTCGATGGGGTCTCTTTCTCTGAAGAAGAAGACCTCGATTCCTTTTACAAGAAGTTCGTGGAGTCGAGGATTAATGGGGTTAAATTGGGTGCAAAATGCACAATAATGATGTATGGTCCTACTGGTTCTGGGAAAAGCCATACAATGTTTGGTTGCTCGAAGCAGCCAGGCATTGTTTATCGGTCTTTGAAAGGTATTttaggagaaggagaagagggAAGTGAAGGGGGTGAAGGGGAGAAGCTACAACTTGGTACTTTTGTGCAAGTTACAGTTTTAGAGATTTATAATGAAGAAATTTATGATCTTTTGTCGACTAATGGTGGGGGAGGAATTGGAATCGGGTGGCCTAAGAGTGGCACTGGATACAAGGTAAACTTTTCAACAAGTTCCATTGAATTCTCTGTTAATTAGTTTGCTTCAGCTTCTGTGTTGTTGGGATTAAAATTCGGTTTTGATTTGCTTAATTTTGAGTAGATATTGCTGTTCATATTTTGATTAGGGTTTTATGATAGTATGCTACCATTAAGAATTTGTTCCTGGTTAGCTATTGCTGtttgttttgttcatgaaaatagGTTCAATTGTAtgctttataaaaattaagaataactAGATCGGTTCTCTCTGTTAGTGTTTCAATTTCTTCTCTGCTGTCGTATCCATaccacctctttttttttgcctttcctGAAATTGGTTTATCAACAAGAAATGAAGAATAACTCGATATATGAAAATTGTTCTGTCTGTTATTGTACCGGAAGAAGTCGGGAGTTGTTAGTACTAGATATTACATATAAACCTGTGACAGCTAAGCTGttcttgtatttgtattttttttccttggtttgTGAACATTTAATTCGACACAATGTGTTTAGCTTATCTCTCTGTTGATAACCTGGGTGCATTTATTTTCCACGAGGACATTTTATGGGTTCATCACCTAATATCAGTTCTTGGTGGACAAGATGTTATAGTGGATTATGCTGCTGTCATCATTTTTTGCAGGTAAGACTAGAAGTGATGGGAAAGAAGGCTAAAAATGCGACTTTTATCTCTGGAAATGAAGCTGGGAAGATTTCAAAAGAGATTCAGAAAGTTGAGAAGCGAAGGATAATTAAGAGCACGCTTTGTAATGAGCGAAGTTCTAGGAGTCACTGCATGGTATGGCTCCTCTAAAACTGACTTGGATAAAAAAAGTGAAACCATTGAAAAGTATTGTTGTTTATTGAGTTTGACACAACATTTCAATTGCTTGTTTGCACAGATAATACTTGATGTCCCGACTGTGGGAGGCCGACTTATGCTTGTGGATATGGCAGGTTCAGAAAATATTGACCAAGCTGGGCAAAGTGGTTTTGAAGCTAAAATGCAGGTGAATTTTTGGGAATTCATTTCCCTCTTTTCTGTGTCCTGGCATTAAAAAGGAAAGCTGATTTTGTGCTTCTTTTGAAATGACAGACTGCGAAGATCAACCAAGGGAATATAGCATTAAAGAGAGTTGTTGAATCTATTGCTAATGGAGATTCTCATGTACCTTTCAGAGATAGCAAGTTAACTATGTTGCTCCAAGTAATGTCCTATTCATGTTGATTACAACTATGTTATGTTATGTAGCTTGTTTAAACTCTGCTTTATCAGGTTTTCCTGTTACTTATTTTCCAGGATTCTTTTGAAGATGACAAGTCAAAAATTTTGATGATTCTGTGTGCAAGCCCAGACCCAAAAGAAATACACAAGACAATCTGCACGCTTGAATATGGAGCAAAAGCAAAATGTATTGTCCGTGGTCCTCATACGCCAATTAAGGATAAACTTGGTGCTGAAGATTCTTCTGTGGGCATCTTAGGATCCAGGATAGCAGCTATGGATCAGTTTATCTACAAACTACAAATGGAGAACAAGCtcagagaaaaggagagaaatgatgCCCACAAACAGCtgatgaagaaagaagaagaagttgctgTGCTGAGAGCACTTGTTGAAGAGAAGGGATCTCAGGCAAGTGAAGAGGAGATAAACCTAAAAGTGAATGAGCGTACAGAGATACTGAAACTTCAGTTAGAAAAGAAGTTGGAGGAGTGCCAAAGAATGGCTGAAGAGTTTGTGgggatggagaggaggagaATGGAAGAGAAGATACTTCAACAGCAGCAGGAAGTTGAGATGCTGAGAAGGCGCttggaagaaattgaatttGAGCTATGTTGTTCAAGGGATGAAAATGGTGGTGAGAATGGTCCAAGGGACATTGATGGCTGCAGCTTTGCCAGAAGGCTGCTGGGGGTTTATGCTGATGAGGACCCAGGGATGGTGAAATCAATGGATTTAGACATGGGTGATCAAGAAGCATTTGTTCGTGATGTGAGATTTGTTGGCACATCTGCTCATCAATCTAGCGTCATTGGAACCCAAAGCTTGTCTAGTTATCCTCATTTTAGTACTTTGAATCAGGTGGTTGATCATGGAGATAAAGTTTGTCTTAGCACTGTGTTTGAGGAGGAAGAGgtagaagaggaggaagaacacAAAAATAAAGTAGAAGATGAAGAGGTGGAGAAAGAAGTAATAGAGGTGACGAAGATTGTTGACGTGTCTAGTCCAGGGATCAATTTTGGTGCTGGCTCCTTGATATCTTCTCCTCTGAAGTTTGAGGCACTCAAGGATGGTTCAGAAGATAGGCATTCAGTTTCAGGACCATTAAATGAGTATGAGAATGTGAAAGATAGGCCCTCAGTTTCAGGACCAGTAAATGAGTATGAGAATGTGAAAGATTCAGCCTCTTCCAGACGATTAAGAATCCAGAACATATTTACACTTTGTGGGAATAACAGAGAGCTTTGCCAACAATTCAGAACTCCAATACCTGCAAAAAAgagggttgcagatactgatccTCAACCATCTCCAATTTTGACTGCCAGCAAGGATTCTACTCAAAACATTTCGAACAAGGAAAACTCACCGCTCCAGAAAAATGTGCCTATGATAGAATGTGGGAAAAATCTGTCTGACATGATGGCATTGGCTTCAAAGGAGAACTACAATCCTTCAGTAAAAATTACTGATTCACAGATTGAAGTGCATGTGAAATGGGAAGCTTCTATAGGAAACAGTGGTAACTTCATCACCACACTTAAGGTGTTGAAGGATGCCACACTTGCTGACCTGCGGAAGCTGATCGAAATCTATCTTGCTGCAGACAATCAAGCATTCACTTTTCTTGTGCTTGGGGTAAGGTTTTATCCTCCTTTCCTTTAAACAAGATAACCCGCCTCTTTGTGTTTGCTTTTACTTGCTGCTGTTTTCTTATGGGATGCTATATATGTGCAGGATCCAACTGGAGCACCAGTTCCAAAAGAGAAAGAATCAACAGTACAGGCCATCAAACTCCCCATTTGCAACTACCAATCCCATGGCTATCTGGCTTGCTTGCGACCAGCCAAGGGAACCCAAGATTCGAATCATCTCCCATCAACCCCTCTTCCATTGACTCCATTGGAAAATAAGCTTCCACTCACCCCTATGCCTTGCTTGTCACATCAAGTTTCTGATTTATCTCCCAAACTAGCTGCACACCTGAACTCTACTCCCTTCGCTACTCTTCAAAGGCACTAGTAGCTATGGTGTGTGTGTATCTGATGCATTGAGTATATATGCATATGTACTCTTACTGGATTTTAAATGTGAATTTGTTGTCAATATGTGAGTTTGGTTTTCTGTCGGGGTATTTTTTGTTAATCATTCCTCTTCTTTGTTTCTGCTgctctaatttttttctccttttcatattatttcTCAAGTAAGAAAtgtgttaataaaattaaatagtattttattttagggtttacaAGATTGGATAAAACTCATAATGAAACAGGAATACCTGAACAATGGTCTTGGGAGGCGGATTCTTTTTTAGCCACCGTTTACAGGGTACGCCAAAAGTATATCCatgtttccttttttatatgCCAACAGGGAAAGTTGAGTTTGCTAGTTTTAGCTTTTCTTAACtgtaagaaattttattttttacgtgTAACAAATCAACAATAAAGCTGAAGCACAAGCTTTTGACTTTTCTCTATGCAAGATAGACATGTAACTAACTATATGAAGAGAGAATTTAAAagcaaattcaagataaattgaATTATAGTTTACACTTTAATGCACATAACATTAAATCTCTAACATACATATCCTCGCATTCCTTTCATCGCTCTTCTTCATATGCTTCCAAAACAGAACTTAGTTGGCTTGCAATGTTCTTCCTTCCATGTATACTCTCAGACCCTCCAGGTCCAGGATCCGAGAAAGGAAGCGCTTCGTTTGAAgagttcttcttttcttttgatcttGATGACCCCTTAGACTTTCTTCCACGAGAATGCTTTGGGATGGTGGGCTGGTCTTGAATAGGCGATTCAGGACCAAGACTTGAGGTCTTGTGTCGTCTTGAGGTTCGACTGTTCCCTGACGATTCTTCCCTTGGAGAGTCCATTGATTTGTTTGAAGAGCGGTGACGCCTAGAACTCTTTGGCGCATCAGTGCCACTGGGGGAGTTTAAAGGTGAACCAGTACTACTAGATGCTTGGCGCCTGGAGTGCTTTGATGAGTCGGTACTCCTTCGGTCTGGGGAATTTAAAAGTGAGCTAGCACTACCCGATGAGAGCCTTGAACTATGCTTCGGCTTTTCAGTTTGACCTgtgtatattaaaacaatgcagaATTAGCAAACTACCTTTTTTCCATAACTCCACAGCAACAGAATAGAAGATTTGGAGAACATTGCACACGtcttaatccaaaaaaaacatagatccATGATCATTAGGGAAAAGCAAACCTTCCAAGGTTGAATCTGTTGAAAGGTTCTTCACATCTGTAGAATTTGAAGTCCCACTTAAAATTTCTGGAGGCGAGGTGAACTCATTCATCTGCACACGTAGGGAATTATTTCGTATCAAAAAGTCTATTTGAGCACTGGGATGGAGCAATACTTATCGTAGGTTCTTCAAGGGAGCAGGTTGGGGTCAAGATTTATGGTCTAAATCTCAATGGTGACTGATGGAATGGAGACATAGCTGTGAGGCAGGGTATATAGCAAAAGGAGCATCAAATGGGAGTGCCTATCTATATAGGAGACTTGAGCAACCAAGATCATCTTCGTAGATAACTACGACCTTAAGaggcaaagaaaaggaaactcaTTGCCATACCCAGCTTGGTGCATTTGCAGACGGGCCATCCCATCCAATGTGAGCAACATGCTTTACATCAGTAGGCAATCCAATTTGCATTTCTTGTTCCTTTTCATCTGCAAAATTGGAGAAACGATTGGTGACAACAGGCATAGTACAGTGCTACTGCTGCTTATATATGTCCAATTAAATGTTGGAATACGAGCAATCTGAAAACGCTAGCAATATCTTTGGTGAGGACATAGCAGAATTAGAAGAATGCTGCATGCTGATATCAAATGCATATTGATGCAATATGAAGCTGCAATATCATTTGTTCTGAAACAATACTTTCTTTTAAGAGAGGAAAGCTGCTCATACCAAATATTTGTGAAATGTATCTTAGACCTCTCAAAAGACCTTTCACTTTGGTTGTCATTTTGGCCAGGCCAGGCAATTTAGCTGCGCCAGCAAGGTTGCTTCGTTTGTTGAAATATTGCTTCTGTGCttgaaaaaaggagaaaaacaagGACATACATCAGCAAAGCTGACAGAAGAAAATTCTTAAGCTTTTCCCCAATCTCAATATCTGTGTATTCCCATAAGAATTCACCGAAACAAGGAAGAATCTCCTCGCCATCTTAAATCCTTgcgaattgaaattaattatctgacatctatttatatttcaaaaaaccatctttaaacattttaaaacttgtttccATAAGGCGATATATATTCTAAAACAAACATCCCTAAAGCAAAATCCAAATCCATCAACTCACCAAGGATCGTAAGACAGACTCATGACAACTAGGAATAATCAAGGTAGTtaagaacaaaataaacattaagaaAACTTCAATTGAAACAAAGAATGTGGACATTCTATAGAGAAAACCGCACCTTGGGGGGGGGGGAAAAACGAAAAACAAGAAGTCAAGACGATCCCATTGCTGCAATGCCAGTGATCGCACATCAAACATTCTCAAACCAAAACCACACAGCTTGGGTCCATGGAAGAAGATGCCATCCCTCAACCCTGTCTGATATAAAATCCAAGTGGGCGGGATAGATGTAAAATCTTGATCGTTAACTTCTGTCTCCaatcaagaagagaagagggagaGTATGAACTGGGAAATCTCCGAAATGTGTAGAGTCAcacatcattttttgttttcaaggacGCGTTTTCAATTCCCATTGTCCGTCAACCAAAACCAGTAGATACCCTATTTTTCAGGCCAAATATCCAGAAAGGC is part of the Populus alba chromosome 10, ASM523922v2, whole genome shotgun sequence genome and encodes:
- the LOC118048865 gene encoding LOW QUALITY PROTEIN: kinesin-like protein KIN-10A (The sequence of the model RefSeq protein was modified relative to this genomic sequence to represent the inferred CDS: deleted 2 bases in 1 codon), yielding MAPTPSSSSSKSNQPHVLKTPQSKHRINFSSKNSKPNPSPNPNYTIKEIPQDHPIEVISRIRDYPERKEKPTSILQVNPENNTLRVRADIGYRDFSFDGVSFSEEEDLDSFYKKFVESRINGVKLGAKCTIMMYGPTGSGKSHTMFGCSKQPGIVYRSLKGILGEGEEGSEGGEGEKLQLGTFVQVTVLEIYNEEIYDLLSTNGGGGIGIGWPKSGTGYKVRLEVMGKKAKNATFISGNEAGKISKEIQKVEKRRIIKSTLCNERSSRSHCMIILDVPTVGGRLMLVDMAGSENIDQAGQSGFEAKMQTAKINQGNIALKRVVESIANGDSHVPFRDSKLTMLLQDSFEDDKSKILMILCASPDPKEIHKTICTLEYGAKAKCIVRGPHTPIKDKLGAEDSSVGILGSRIAAMDQFIYKLQMENKLREKERNDAHKQLMKKEEEVAVLRALVEEKGSQASEEEINLKVNERTEILKLQLEKKLEECQRMAEEFVGMERRRMEEKILQQQQEVEMLRRRLEEIEFELCCSRDENGGENGPRDIDGCSFARRLLGVYADEDPGMVKSMDLDMGDQEAFVRDVRFVGTSAHQSSVIGTQSLSSYPHFSTLNQVVDHGDKVCLSTVFEEEEVEEEEEHKNKVEDEEVEKEVIEVTKIVDVSSPGINFGAGSLISSPLKFEALKDGSEDRHSVSGPLNEYENVKDRPSVSGPVNEYENVKDSASSRRLRIQNIFTLCGNNRELCQQFRTPIPAKKRVADTDPQPSPILTASKDSTQNISNKENSPLQKNVPMIECGKNLSDMMALASKENYNPSVKITDSQIEVHVKWEASIGNSGNFITTLKVLKDATLADLRKLIEIYLAADNQAFTFLVLGDPTGAPVPKEKESTVQAIKLPICNYQSHGYLACLRPAKGTQDSNHLPSTPLPLTPLENKLPLTPMPCLSHQVSDLSPKLAAHLNSTPFATLQRH
- the LOC118048864 gene encoding uncharacterized protein, translated to MSLFFSFFQAQKQYFNKRSNLAGAAKLPGLAKMTTKVKGLLRGLRYISQIFDEKEQEMQIGLPTDVKHVAHIGWDGPSANAPSWMNEFTSPPEILSGTSNSTDVKNLSTDSTLEGQTEKPKHSSRLSSGSASSLLNSPDRRSTDSSKHSRRQASSSTGSPLNSPSGTDAPKSSRRHRSSNKSMDSPREESSGNSRTSRRHKTSSLGPESPIQDQPTIPKHSRGRKSKGSSRSKEKKNSSNEALPFSDPGPGGSESIHGRKNIASQLSSVLEAYEEER